In Vigna unguiculata cultivar IT97K-499-35 chromosome 3, ASM411807v1, whole genome shotgun sequence, a single genomic region encodes these proteins:
- the LOC114175163 gene encoding formin-like protein 2 → MAKLAKLYIKEIVRLYGVASSIVSNRDPHPELTQHITTHSPLTNFPTSLFFPTGLSPSHHFINSINTNIILSLSHTPTITITMSTLFNILLLFLTFSSFSSSSSPSHPRRVLHQPLFPRISIPPTHPPALSPQPQKQHHLPKFPFSSSSSFSPPPPQKPFFPSYHSPPLPPSPTVVATFPANISSLLLPHPYSHHHRSAAALAVSLSLFSLALLAAAAFFLLHRRRAKRTSSSDATHDDDDEKASRSDSLRLFPSNAAASDGVDRKPRGKSSPTSELLYLGTVANSVNSTLDTSSSHHDDGFRPPYQKLGDSPELNPLPPLPRHKFKPWMNEDDDDKNVKEKVEQQEEAEKEEEDEQFFSPRSSSGGNNQHSPPYPSAVAASSSRVDNKIGSTSFTSRTPSYPRSNSLSFSRSPSLNFSPASVKSLPPHNPASPSFSSSSSSPREEWHVPSRDQNSPARYLPPPPPPPPPPPRIWEAPVSVRKVSEETPKPKLKALHWDKVKASSDRVMVWDQLRPSSFQLNEDMIETLFMANNSKEGVGVAVRDNARRHVVHSASPMPMENRVLDPKKSQNIAILLRALNVTIDEVCDALREGNCDTLGTELLESLLKMAPTKDEESKLKEFQDESPFKLGPAEKFLKVVLDIPFAFKRVDAMLYIANFDSELEYLKKSFETLEVACEELKNSRMFLKILEAVLRTGNRMNVGTNRGDAHAFKLDTLLKLADIKGTDGKTSLLHFVVQEIVRTEGSHVSGSNHYHASDNVHQYSLQDEVDFKKLGLQIVSGLSGELSNVKKAAAMDSDMLSSDVAKLARGIDKVVQVVKLNEESPLKETNQKFSEAMKGFLERGEQEISTIQAQEKNGLSSVKEITEYFHGNSAKEEAHPFRIFMVVRDFLSILDGVCKEVGKVNERTLVGSRHSVMPANPVMQTFFPEIIGKQPSDSSESD, encoded by the exons atggccaagttggccaaGTTGTACATTAAGGAAATTGTGAGGTTGTATGGAGTAGCTTCGAGCATAGTCTCCAATAGAGATCCGC ATCCTGAACTAACACAGCACATCACAACACATTCACCACTTACTAACTTTCCTACCAGTCTCTTCTTCCCCACCGGTCTTTCACCATCTCATCACTTCATTAACTCCATCAACACCAACATTATTCTCTCACTCTCTCACACACCCACCATCACTATCACCATGTCTACACTCTTCAACATTCTTCTATTGTTTCtcacattttcttctttttcttcttcttcttctccttcacacCCTCGCCGTGTCCTTCACCAACCCCTCTTCCCCAGAATCTCTATCCCTCCAACACATCCACCAGCATTATCCCCTCAACCCCAAAAGCAACACCATTTACCCAAGTTTCCATTTTCGTCTTCTTCATCGTTCTCGCCTCCACCGCCGCAAAAACCTTTCTTTCCTTCTTACCATTCCCCACCACTCCCTCCTTCCCCCACCGTCGTTGCCACTTTCCCCGCCAACATCTCCTCCCTCCTCCTCCCCCACCCCTACTCCCACCACCACCGCTCCGCCGCCGCCCTCGCCGTCTCCCTCTCCCTCTTCTCCCTCGCCCTCCTCGCCGCCGCCGCGTTCTTTCTCCTCCACCGCCGCCGCGCTAAAAGGACTTCCTCCTCCGATGCCACCCATGACGACGACGACGAGAAAGCCTCGAGATCCGACAGCCTCCGTCTGTTCCCGTCGAACGCCGCCGCCTCCGACGGCGTCGATAGAAAACCCCGCGGAAAGTCCTCCCCGACGTCGGAGCTGCTCTACCTCGGCACGGTAGCGAACTCGGTGAACTCAACGCTAGACACAAGCTCCAGTCACCACGACGACGGTTTCCGGCCACCGTATCAAAAACTCGGCGATTCGCCGGAACTGAACCCACTTCCACCTCTGCCACGTCACAAATTCAAACCGTGGATGAATGAAGATGACGATGATaaaaatgtgaaagaaaaagtGGAACAACAAGAAGaggcagaaaaagaagaagaagatgaacagttTTTTTCTCCAAGAAGTTCTTCTGGTGGGAACAATCAACATAGTCCTCCTTATCCTTCAGCTGTTGCTGCTTCAAGTTCGCGCGTGGATAATAAAATCGGTTCTACAAGCTTCACTTCTCGAACCCCTTCGTACCCTCGTTCCAATTCCCTCTCTTTCTCTCGTTCCCCGTCTCTTAATTTCAGCCCCGCAAGTGTTAAATCACTCCCTCCACACAACCCTGCTTCTCCTTCTTtctcttcatcatcttcttctcccaGGGAAGAATGGCATGTTCCTTCAAGGGACCAAAATTCTCCGGCGAGATATTTACCTCCTCCACCTCCGCCGCCACCTCCGCCGCCGCGGATTTGGGAAGCTCCAGTTTCTGTTAGGAAAGTGAGTGAGGAGACACCGAAGCCAAAGTTGAAAGCTTTACATTGGGATAAAGTTAAGGCCAGCTCGGACAGGGTCATGGTTTGGGATCAGTTGAGACCCAGTTCTTTTCA GTTGAACGAGGATATGATTGAAACACTTTTTATGGCAAATAATTCCAAGGAGGGTGTGGGGGTTGCGGTTAGAGATAATGCTCGACGCCACGTAGTTCATTCTGCTTCTCCCATGCCCATGGAGAATAGGGTCCTTGACCCTAAGAAGTCTCAGAACATCGCCATTTTGCTTAGGGCTCTCAATGTTACCATTGATGAAGTTTGTGATGCCCTCAGAGAAG GCAATTGTGATACGTTGGGAACAGAACTTCTTGAAAGTTTGTTAAAGATGGCTCCAActaaagatgaagaatctaAGCTGAAGGAATTTCAAGATGAATCGCCTTTCAAGCTTGGCCCAGCTGAGAAATTTCTCAAAGTTGTTCTTGATATACCTTTCGCTTTCAAGAGGGTGGATGCTATGCTCTACATTGCCAATTTTGATTCAGAATTAGAATACCTTAAAAAGTCCTTTGAAACTCTGGAG GTGGCCTGTGAGGAATTAAAGAATAGTCGAATGTTTTTGAAGATACTTGAAGCAGTGTTAAGAACAGGAAATAGAATGAATGTTGGCACCAATCGTGGTGATGCTCATGCGTTCAAACTGGACACACTTTTGAAGTTAGCTGATATTAAAGGAACTGATGGAAAAACTTCTCTGTTGCATTTTGTTGTACAGGAAATTGTCAGAACCGAGGGTTCTCATGTTTCTGGTTCTAACCATTACCATGCTTCTGACAATGTCCACCAATACAGTCTCCAAGATGAGGTTGACTTTAAAAAGCTTGGCCTGCAAATTGTTTCGGGACTGAGCGGGGAGCTCAGCAATGTTAAAAAAGCAGCTGCTATGGATTCAGACATGCTCAGTAGTGATGTTGCCAAACTTGCCAGAGGAATTGACAAAGTTGTGCAAGTAGTGAAATTGAATGAGGAGTCACCTTTGAAAGAAACTAACCAAAAGTTTTCGGAGGCAATGAAAGGTTTCTTGGAAAGGGGAGAGCAAGAGATTTCAACAATCCAGGCCCAAGAGAAAAAT